Within Hydrogenophaga sp. PAMC20947, the genomic segment CTGATAGGCGCCCAATACGGCTCGGGCCTGGGTGCGAATCGCTTCGAGCTCGCTCTCCAGCTTGGCCGACACAGATGCCTTTGTGTAGGCGGCCAGACGGGTATCGACCTGAGAGGCTTCATCAGCCAATTTGAAATCTTCGAGCGCCATACGGTAGCGTTCCACGCTCACCCGGGTCTGGGTCAAGATGGCCATGGACAAGGCCATGCGGCGCGCGTCGTCCGTTTGCTCCTGGTACTTCTGCGCATCCTTGAGCGAAGGCAACGCGACCAGACGCATCAGGTTCCAAGCCATGCTTACACCACCTTCGGACCAGGCGTTGTTGAACAGGAGGTTATTGGAGTCGTGTTGACGACCGTAGTTGAGGGTAATGCCGGGCAACATGCCCAACAGCTGTTTGCGGGCTTCATCGGCCGTGATGCGCTTGCGAAAATCTTCTTCACGCAATTCCGGGCGCTGCAGCAAAGCCATGTCTTCCAGTTTGGCAATTTCCTTGGGCGCTGCCGGCAAGGCCGTCTCTTTGGCTTCTGCCAGGTTGAAATCCGTACCTCCGGGCACGTTCATCAAAGCGGCGAGCTCGCGCTTGGCAAACTCCAGGTCTTGACGCCTCTGGTTCAGAAGCGTCGTCGCGTCCAGCAGGGCGCGTTGATACGCCAACGCCACACCTGGTGGAATGATTTTTTGCGTTTCGGCTTCACGTGAGCGCGACAGAGCGAGTGATGCACGCTCAACGATGTCGTCAGCCTGGGTGTTGAGACGCTGCGCGCCCAGCGCACGCCAATAAGCAGCTCGTACGTCCTGCAACAGGTTCTGGACCACTTTGCGACGGCGCTCCTCTGCGATCAAGAACTGATCCCCTTGCTGGCGTGCGCGGTAATAGGACACACCAAAGTCCAGCGCGTTCCAGGAAAACTCGATCCCCCGCAGCGAGCGCGAGCGCTCGTCAGATGATGTTGGGCGGGTAGACACTTCGCCATCCAGAATCCCGATGCTGGTGCCACCCGCGTAATTGCTGCGATCGCGGTAACCCGCTGAGGCGACCATCTGCGGCAGCATGTCGTAACTGGCGTAATCGGTCAGGCCCAAGGCAAGCGCCGACTCCATCTTTTTGAGGCGGTAGTCCAGGTTGTACTTGAGCGAGCGTGCGACCGCCTCTTCCAAACTGATTGGCGCTGTGATTGGCGCCTGATTCAGGTACATCTTCGACGTGTCATTCTGGACGCGTTGTTGCACCTCTTCTGGCGTGATCGCCTTGGGTGCAACGGTACAGCCCGCCATCACTGCTGCCACAGCCATCACCACCAAGCTGCGGGGAAGTAGACCCGCAGCGGGGAGGCTTTTTTTTGTGTTCTGGTTCATGTTCATATCCTAGGAAAAGGTGATGTTATTTAGATATTGGCAGTGGCACGGGTCACAGGGCGAGCGCCCTGCGAACGATCTTTGGCAAGTCGATCCAGCTGGGCGCGGAAGCCTGGAGCAGGACGAACGGAACCCGCTTGTGCCTTGAGAGGCACAGGGGCTTCAGCCTGAGCCGCTGCATCAGCAGACTGTTCGGAAGCTTCGTTCGCAGGTTTTTGGACTGCCTTTTCAGCAACGGGTTTTTCTGCTGCCGGTGTTTCCGCAACCTGGGTGCCGACCTCGGTCTGTTCAATGCCCGCAAGCAAGGTCGCTGGTGCGTCAGTGGCAAACGAGTCAAACAGCGTGGCATATCCAGCCGTAGCAGAGTTCGAAGCGTCTGCAGCAGCCGATCGAATCGCAGACTCCAGCTGCGCAGAGCGAACCGCGTGCTGAACATACAAGGCATGGTCCATGTCGAGCGGCTGGTACCTGACAGCATTCTGTACATGCAATGCTGGCTTGATGACCTCCATTTCGCCATAGCCACGCTCACGAATCAGACCCAAGTCTGACCCCTGCCCCGCTCCACTAAAAATCAGGTTATCGGGAACCAATCCGAGAGCCTCGGCCTGCAACGCTGTCCCGCCCTGGATGCCACCCATGGCCATCGCAAAGAGGTCCCGTTCATTTTGAGCGGCGTTCACGGCGTACAGCACGTGCAGCGCGCTGACGGCGGGTTGCCCGATGGATTGCGCTGGCCTCAAGTTACTTTCCGAGTTCTCCCATTGAGGAGCATCCGGAACCACAGGCGATGGAGCCGGCGCTGGCGCTGGCGCTGACAGTTGTGGCGCGGGAGCCGGTGCAGCAGGTGACGGTGTAGGCGC encodes:
- a CDS encoding TolC family protein, which codes for MNQNTKKSLPAAGLLPRSLVVMAVAAVMAGCTVAPKAITPEEVQQRVQNDTSKMYLNQAPITAPISLEEAVARSLKYNLDYRLKKMESALALGLTDYASYDMLPQMVASAGYRDRSNYAGGTSIGILDGEVSTRPTSSDERSRSLRGIEFSWNALDFGVSYYRARQQGDQFLIAEERRRKVVQNLLQDVRAAYWRALGAQRLNTQADDIVERASLALSRSREAETQKIIPPGVALAYQRALLDATTLLNQRRQDLEFAKRELAALMNVPGGTDFNLAEAKETALPAAPKEIAKLEDMALLQRPELREEDFRKRITADEARKQLLGMLPGITLNYGRQHDSNNLLFNNAWSEGGVSMAWNLMRLVALPSLKDAQKYQEQTDDARRMALSMAILTQTRVSVERYRMALEDFKLADEASQVDTRLAAYTKASVSAKLESELEAIRTQARAVLGAYQRANAYANAHIAFGRLYNTLGFDPIADDFEANDLPTLTQRVRTHLQASEKDAFSLSSNLFGRVATVNVQLAGIQDPVQKVRMKALVTELFARHEIKTTDSNDAQPMTLAFESAGQNGLERATWTVKVTDEAGHKQQAQFATTIPTNSRTSVYESSLVAALNANLGDIKTWLNVD